Below is a genomic region from Miscanthus floridulus cultivar M001 chromosome 1, ASM1932011v1, whole genome shotgun sequence.
GACGACCATGTGAGAAAGATCACTCTTGGCAAGATAATGAGGAATCCAACATGGATTTTTCACTGCAAGCCAAATGAAGATTTTGAAGTGTCCAAAATTTTCAAACGCTGTTCTAAGGTGTGAAGCGAACCCTTCTCAAGAAGAATGCACTATATGCAGACATTCATTCCTCTTAATTAGAGCCACAAGGTAGGCTTAATTTCACTCAAGGAAACATACAAATCCTATAACAATCAATGTGAGTCAAGCGGGTGAGTCCAGTGGCGGACCCAGAAATTTAACCGAGTGCGGACGAAgtctaagacaactttctctttTCATCTCCAACAAAGAAAAGTTGCGACCATTGGACAACGATTTAAATGGTTAACATCATACATATGAAGCCATTTTGGTGGCGCTCAATCGGCGGCAACGCCCATGCATATTGCTTCATGGTCCTGTGAATTCGCCCGTTCCAAATAACATGATCGTGTACTGTATTTTACGTGCACTACATCACACTGGTCCATCGATTCATTAGCTACCTGCTAGTATCTCCTAGACTCTTCTCGTTGAATAAGTGTGTACTAGGCATGTAACAGTCTAGATACCTTTTGCTAATTAACATtgcgagcaaccacaacaaaCAAACGCATGAAAGATCACTGGCAGTTTGGTAGTACTGTTGTCTGATTCTAGTGAGCGAGTACCCTACATCTCTTCTCAGCTCGTGTTCTTTTAGGACATCAGAGCAAGCTTACCCCATATGCTGTGTAGGACTCCATTTAGCTCCAACCTGGAGCCCGCAGCCCGTGCAGCTGCCCAGGGTCGCTGAGCCCTGGGTCCTCCCCTAGATGAGTCGCTGAGAACCATTGCTCCAACAAATAGTCTGTTCGTCTGGAGCTGAAACGATCGtctacgatcgtagattattactgctggatggtttggtatgagagaaaaatattgttctggctggaaatttacgatcgtttacgaccaaacgaacaggctgaaagtcCAGAGCATAGCCTATATATATGCATTAAGCAGTCAGCAACTTTATTACATGCTCCTGGACGCACTAACTGTGGAACAGTGTACAAATTGTGATACCATAAACTCACGGAAAATTTGCAAAACTAGTACTTATAGACTCGAAAGTCTGGGTGGAAAGCTTCAAAAGATACCCCGCTTGACGATTTCTCCACGACACCTGGCAAGTGGCAACCTTAGGGCATGTACAACAGGTCCCTTCACCCCGTCCCTTCGGCATAGTTTTTACAGAAAACACCCCGTGAGAGAGTAGAGACGGAGCCGGCATCGCCTCGCGAGGCGACATGAACGTCCCGTGCTCCAAGGAGAAAAAGATGGCTCCAGCAGCGATGTACAGGCCACCTCCTCGACTCGTCGTTGCGCGGATCCCAAGCGCTCGCGCGCGCAGATGTGATTTGCGCGCGCGGGAAGGTGCTCTCGCGCCCAAATCTTCTCCATATGTACCTAGTGAAGGTGAAGCATTGCCCGgtcctttcttcttcctcgctGTTCACCGCCAACCTTCGGCGACCGCTATGTTGAGCACATCGGCTAGGAAGAGCAAGCTAGTTGGCGCAAGTAAGAAGAGCAAGGGCGCCTCGGCTGCTGCTACGGTGACGGCCGCGACCCCAACGCACACATCCGGTCATGGAAGTGGCTCGATGGCGGCGGCCCGCAACCTCGGTCGTGGTGGCAGCTCGGCCTCAGGCGCGGATTCTGCGGGCCGAACCCTAGGTCGTGGAAGCAGATCAGCATCGGCGGCAACGGCATCCCGCCCTATTTTGGTGGTCTCGGGTACAGCGCAGCGATGGCTCCATCCTCCATTGATGGATCTGGCGGAGCTGCCTTCCTCGGCCCGGCGACAGCTCCATCATTGGATGGTGGGTTTCCATTCCTCCCTTCATCGTCTACTGCTTGGTCGGAATTAGGCATCGTTGATCCGATTTCTCCATCGTTTGGGTGTTCAGCAGGTTGGGATCCATCATGGTAATATCTATCTTTTATGCTATTTGGATTAGTGTCAGCTCATAGTTCAGATTTTAGAGTTTCACAAAAAAATTTAGTGTCAACTCATAGTTCAGAGTTCACATAAATAATTTTAGAGTTCAGATTTCAGAGTCCCACAAATAATTTTAGTGTCAGCTCATAGTTGAGATTTCAGAGTTCACATGAAAAATTTTACAGTTCAGATTCCAGAGTTCATATTTTCAGAGTTCCACAAATAATTTTAGTGTCAGCTCATAGTTCAGATTTCATATTTCAGAGTTTTATATAGCTACCCAGTGTTCATTTTGTTTCATTTACATTGTGATGGAGTGAGTGTTTTAGTTATCTGAATCTTTGTTGTGTGGTGGTCTCATTTATCTGAATCTCTGCATTTACAAAATCAATAGCCTGAATGTAATGTTTGGGTAATTTGGACTTCATATATGTATTGGTAATGAAACTAACTATGCCCTGTAGCATACTTAGTCTTGATGGTTATTCATGCATTGCTAGAAAACACTCTTGTATTATTAGTTTCAAGGTTTGGGGAGTTATAGTATTTTGATAATCAACCACACAATTTTCGTCAACTAGCTTGCTCTTTTCTAGCCGATGCCGATAAAGACCCACGTCCATCTAATGAATCAGCTCTTACATGATTGTTGCATGATTTTCTAAATTCTGTATTATACCCAACTGAATTTGTTAGACTTAAAGAGCTTCTTTGTGTAGACGACTTCTCGACGCCGATGGCTCTCTCTCTCGGTCGTGGTGGCGGCTCGGCGCTGACGGCCCGCTCTCTCGGACGTGGCGATAGCTCAACAACAGCAGGGACCCGCCCAACCACCAGTGGTGTCGGCAACGGCGCGGTGACGGCGCCATCCTCCATTGATGGATCCAGCGTTGGTGGCTTCCCCAGCATAGATGGATTTTTGTTCCCTCATTCACCGTCTCAAGCCTGGTTTGATGCGGCCGACAGTGATCCCTCTTCTCCTGTATCATGGTAATCCCTCTTCTCCTAGTTTGTGATTTTTTCAATTTACAATCATTGTTTAAGATCCAGTAGAAGAATAACATATATTGGATAGATGATTGTGCTATATTCTGTAACTTTTTGGATAGATGATTCTGCTATATTCTGCAACATATTGGATAGATGATTGTGTTGTACTATATTCTGCAACTCAAAGCCATAGTGGTCATTGTTTGTTTCCTGCAGGAACAAAGATCCATGCCCATCTGGTGGTTTCATGAGCTACTTCGAAAATCAGCCACACAACTATTATTTGGTTGGTGCACCTATTCACAATAACCCTTTGAATAGACCACTGTCCACCAACAATGATGCAAGTTCACAGCCTGAAGTAGAAATATTACTTGACAAAGACAATGTTAGGACTGAGAAGAGGATCCTATGGATAGGGGAAGAGGATCTTAGATTGATGAGCGCTTGGATAGAACATTCAACAGGCTCTACCTGTGGAGCCGATAAGGGTGGTAACCAGTATTAGGGTGAGGTTGTTGAATCCTACAACAAGACTACCCCACCACTTCGAAAGAGAAATCTGAAGCAATGCAAGGATAGATGGCACCAGATTAATAGGTAGACGAACCTCTTTGAATGTGCTTATGTAAAGGCTCGCCTAGTATTTACAAGTGGATATTCTGATCAAATGTGGATTGATGTAGCCCATAAGTTCTATGTGGAGGACAACAAAGATGCAAAACTAGGACCTTTTGTTGGGATTGAGGTTTGAAAAATTTGTTGAGAAATGTCAAAGTGGAAAACATACAATGAAGAGCTGAGGAATGCACATATAAGGAAATCATTTCACCTTGAAGAAGAAAGGGATCAGGAAAATGATGAAAGTTTGGAAGAGATGCCAAATCGACCAATGGGTCAGAAGGCAGCTCTAGTTGCAAAAGGCAAGTCAAAAGGCTCTAGCAGTGAAGATAATGGTAACTCAAAGGAATCTGCTATTGATCTAGACAAATTAGGTAAATTTCAGGAGAAAACAAATGCAAACCGTACGAAGATATTGGAACTGCAGCAGAAGCTATCATCTGAGAAGCTTGATACCACAAAACTTGCCCACCTTACGGCACAAGAGACCAAAAAAGAGAAAGATACTTGAGAAAGAATCAAAGATGATGGAGGCTTATAAAAGCCTCATCTTACAAGATACAAGTTCAATGTCTGATGTGGAAAAGACGGAGCGAGTTGCTGCCATGAAATGTCTTAGGAAGGTCATTTTTCCTGAAAGTGACTGAACAGGTAACTTGAGTAATCTGTACACCTCTACACCTGCcatgaagaatttgagcaacctAAACCTCTCATTTTTACAGGACATGGTGTGATCTACCTGATGCTGTCATCTGAGTGCTATCTACTATTTAGTGTTGCGAGTTACTTTTGTGAAATTGGACAAGAACTAAGATCATATCAACCTGTTGCATGCTATCATTTTTTCTTTTAAATTAACTGAGTTGCCATATGATTTTGTTTCCTCTCATGATGTATGGAGCTAAGTTGATATATGGAGCTGTCATGTTGATTTTTGGAACTAGTGTGCAGGCTTATATAGTgttccattttttttaaaaaaaatatatgacTTATATTAATTTATATCGAtggttttaaaataaatattgtaactatgttcatctaatttATTTTTGATCCATTTCTATCAAATAGCAACATAATGGTATATAAAATAGTGTTCACGGTTGATCTAGTTACATACAAAACATTAAACAGCTTACAGATAGTGCAACGAACTCTCCATTGTATAACCTGTCTTTTTAGTTATCTGTTTGATAGATTCGAGGGTGCTGCGGACGACGCCGTCCGTGGGCAtgcctaaggatggcaacggatcgggtttggggCGGATATCCGTGGGTTTCGGGTTCTGTGGGTTCGGGTTCggggatggtttttcacccacggttttcgggttcggggccccgaaaccaatcgggttcggtttcgagtttggttttccacccgtggatatccaatggatatccgaaatgaatcatttgaaattaaaactcatgttttataatatactaataataatttgtttacttaaattattaaatttatttaaagttgactcatgaaaatatttattatttgttgcctcttgtttatacatgtgaatatgtgtatatatatccgtgagtttcgggtatccattcgggtttcgggtatctgttcgggtttcgggtatccgcgggtttggttttggtgatggatttccacccgaatcggttttcggggcggattCAGATTTCGATTTCGGATTTTGGTTTTGGGTGCACgaagactccacccgatccgaacccgacccgttgccatccttaggcaTGCCCTTACCCATTCGAAAGCGAGCGCTCACGGATCCATCCACCTCCAAAGTCCAAAAGCGAACCCCACGCCCGCCGCAACGGCGAAACCGTCGGAACCCTAGATCTCTCTCGCCCGTGCTCCAAAACCCCAGATCCGCCATGCACCATCCCAGAGCCCGCTACCCACCCGGCTATGGCTCCAGCGGGGGAGGCGGTGCCGGacgtggcggtggaggcggcaatggaggaggaggaggcagcggcggcggtggaaaCCACAACTACTACGGCCGGAACCCGCAGCCACAGCAGCAACACCactaccagcagcagcagcagcagcacgcgcaTAGGAATTCCTCGCACCAGCAGCAGTGGCTGCGGCGAGACCAGGCCCCCGCCGTTGCGGGGGCAGCGTCCGGAAACGCTGCGGCTAAAACGGCGCCTCAGCTTGACGCCGTAGACTCGAGGTACTGCTTTTGCTTATCTGCACATCTCCTCTGGTGAGAACCATATTTGTAGACTCTGCTTGGTGCTCTGGCGGTCTCTAGGGTTTGTGCTTTGTTTTTTTAGATGTTGAGGCGACGGCATGCGGGGTGTCGGAGTGATTTTGGTCGCTTCATTGGTTACATAAGTTCTACTGTTATATCATGCTGACGTGAGTTAATGAGCTTGCTGATGCTGAGTATCCTTTGATTATCTCATGtttctggaaaaaaaaaagaaatacaaCCATTGCTGTAAAAATGACTATTGCCGTTGTGAATTTAATCTGCATTTGTATTTGTTTGCCTTATTACAATAGCTTGccttcatcttgtgtttttcTATGTATAAGCGTGTGATTTTGACATTTTTGTTTATCAGTTGCTGCTATTCTCTACTTACCCATTATATAAATGATTCACTTGGCACTGCATTGGATTCAGCACTGGCATGTCATGATGCTAATTAAACTTTATCTATTACTAGCATCATTAATGAGCCCTTCATTTGTTTGTTTCAGTTCTCAAGATTGGAAGGCTCAACTAAATATACCAGCTCCAGATACACGCTACAGGACAGAGGTGAATTTTCTTTCTAATACTTATTATCTTTCTGTGTTCAAGTATATATGCACAGTGCATCCTGGTTCCTTTGAATGGTTTCAGAGTAGTTTTAAATGGCTCCCATTTGCTTACATCTACAGGCTATTGATATTTTGCCTCTGATATTTGTGTCGTCGTACACAGGATGTCACTGCAACAAAAGGCAATgagtttgaagattatttcttgAAACGTGAACTGCTTATGGGGATCTATGAAAAGGGATTTGAAAGGCCATCTCCTATTCAAGAAGAAAGCATTCCTATTGCGCTGACTGGAAGTGATATTCTTGCAAGGGCAAAAAATGGCACTGGGAAGACTGCTGCATTTTGCATTCCGGCACTTGAAAAAATTGATCCTGAAAAAAATGCTATTCAAGGTGAATTATTCTTTCATACATTCAAATTGGAATTTAGCATATGGAGTCATTTTTTTAATTGCTGCTAGCTTGCTACCATAACATGAACAACTTAACTGGCCACAAAATACAAGTTACTGTTTCACCAATTCCTCTATGTATCCATTTGTTCTCTATTAATATTATAAGCCCACTGAATTATTGTTATTACTCATTACTGTTGGTCACGTTGATGATTCTGATATGGTGAATGGACCAGTCCTTTAATCTGTCTTCCGTATGTACTCCCTCCGCCCCCCAAAAAAGTGTAGCTATGGGTTCCATGCAGGTCAAACATTCTTAAGGTTTACTGGATTTATAGATAATATtattaacatttatatctccaaataagtttattgtgAAAATATATTCAGCAATTAATCTAATGACAtttattatgtactataaatattgaaAATTCCTTATATGTATTGGGTCATAGTTAAAAATGTTTACTTCTTGGGAAGTGAGAATGACACTCtttgtgggacggagggagtattaggcAAATCCACATTCTTGAAATTTTGGTGTGTTGTTTTTATTGACGTGAGAAATAATCACAAAAAAAAATGGTACCGATACTAGGTATGAAATGTAGATTTTTTGTGGAAAATCAGACCATTTGCACTTTTAGCATTCTACTATGGCTGTTTGACAGACTGAATCTGTAATAGTGCAACAACATTCTACTTTGTTGATCACTGGCGCCTTTTAAAAAATATGTGTTATGGATGATGTTTATGTAGTGCCAGTTTTACTTCCACTAGTGAATTAGTTCATAGTTGGGTTTCATATAGTCTCTCTTATTTTTGTTTTCTGGTTCTGTTGGTCTTTTCTTCAGTTGTTATACTAGTACCAACAAGGGAACTGGCTCTGCAAACTTCACAAGTCTGTAAAGAGCTCGGGAAATACCTGAACATTCAAGTTATGGTTAGCACTGGAGGAACCAGCTTGAAGGATGACATCATGCGTTTATACCAACCTGTTCATTTACTCGTTGGTACTCCTGGCAGGATACTTGATCTTACCAGGAAGGGCATTTGCGTGCTGAAAGATTGTTCAATGCTTGTCATGGATGAGGTATAATTAGAAATAATTACACTTGTTTTCTTGTGCTGTATATATTTTATCATAGCTACACTGGTGTTCTTTTCACAAAGTTTCTCTCCCCCATTTGATTTACGCTAAATCGTGTCACTTTGCTATATGATGTTGTGTTCCCTCACTGAAAGAAAAGAATCTGAAATTGCTTTTGTATCTCGTTTCATCAATTTTACTGTGATGTTGACTGCCCTTCCGATTATGCTCCTGATGCTAACATTGGTCTTGATAATGCACACTTGTTGATACATTGCTCAAATAACATTTCAGAACAATGTTGTTCT
It encodes:
- the LOC136486537 gene encoding DEAD-box ATP-dependent RNA helicase 12, which translates into the protein MHHPRARYPPGYGSSGGGGAGRGGGGGNGGGGGSGGGGNHNYYGRNPQPQQQHHYQQQQQQHAHRNSSHQQQWLRRDQAPAVAGAASGNAAAKTAPQLDAVDSSSQDWKAQLNIPAPDTRYRTEDVTATKGNEFEDYFLKRELLMGIYEKGFERPSPIQEESIPIALTGSDILARAKNGTGKTAAFCIPALEKIDPEKNAIQVVILVPTRELALQTSQVCKELGKYLNIQVMVSTGGTSLKDDIMRLYQPVHLLVGTPGRILDLTRKGICVLKDCSMLVMDEADKLLAPEFQPSVGALIHFLPPSRQLLMFSATFPVSVKEFKEKYLPRPYVINLMDELTLKGITQYYAFVEERQKVHCLNTLFSKLQINQSIIFCNSVNRVELLAKKITELGYSCFYIHAKMLQDHRNRAFHDFRNGACRNLVCTDLFTRGIDIQAVNVVINFDFPKTSETYLHRVGRSGRYGHLGLAVNLITYEDRFNLYRIEQELGTEIKTIPPQIDLAVYCQ